CGTACGAGATGATGCTGGAGAGCGAGGCGGGGTGGCACGTGCGCGGTCACGCCCGGTTGGGCCTGCCCGTGCCGGCGGCCGGCCACAACGCTCGCATCGCCTGGGCGCACATCGGATCGGACGCGGACGCTGCGGATCTGTTCGAGATGACGTTCGATCATCCGTCCGATCCACTCATGTATCGCCATGACGGCGGATGGCAGACGGCCGTGGAATGGGAGGACACGCTGCTCGTCAACTCGCCGACGGGCGTGACGCAGCGCGTTTTCAGGCTCCGCCGGACGCTGCACGGTCCGGTGGTGGCGGTGCACGAGGGCCGCGCACTCGCGATGCGTATCGCGCGCATGGAGGAGGGCGGGTCGCTTCAGCAGCTGCACGACGAGTCGCGCGCCGCGAGCCTGGATCAGTTCCGTGCCGCGCTCGATCAGCGCGCGCTCGCCGGCAACGCGATGTACGCGGATGCTGAGGGCACCATCTACTACCTGCACGGCGGCGCAGTGCCCATACGGGATGACGCACTGGACTGGAATGCACCGGTCGACGGCAGCACGTCAGAAACGGCATGGACCGGTTATCACAGCATCGCCGATCTGCCGGAGATCCTGAACCCGCCCGGCGGCTGGCTGCAGAGCACGGGAGCTGATTTCGCGGGTGCGGCCGCACCGGGTGACGCGCCCGATCCCGCGCGCTTTCCGCGCTACATGACGACCCGTCCGGAAAGCCCGCGTGCGGAGGCCGCGCGGCGCGTCGCCGTAGCGGACTCAGCGTGGACACTCGATGCGCTGGCTGCGGCATCGTTCGACGCGTGGATTCCGGGCGTGGACGATGCGATTCCGCTGCTGATTGCGGAGTGGGAGCAGGTGGGCGGCCAGAACGCGCCACGCGCCCGGTCGCTCGACGCGGCGATCGACGTGCTGCGCTCCTGGGACCATGTCGCCGGCGCGGAGTCCGAGGCGGCCACGCTGTACATCCTGTGGCAGGAGCGGCTGCGGTCAGGTGCCTACACGGGCGAGTACGCGCGCTTCCGCGCGATGGAGGCCGTGATCGCGCAGCTGCAGCGCGATCATGGCAGCGCGGCAGTCGCGTGGGGCGAGCTGAACCGCCTGCAGAGGATCGACGACCCGGATGCCGGGTCCAGCGAAGATCGGGTCGGTCTGTCCCTCGGCGGTTCGCCGGTCTGGGCCGGTACGCTCTTCGTCGTTGACGCCCGCTCCAGCGATGATGCC
This Longimicrobiales bacterium DNA region includes the following protein-coding sequences:
- a CDS encoding penicillin acylase family protein, with protein sequence MRLRHHMVLIVLLLPAGCATVGGLLPGATPNAANLAEEVTIARDEWGVPHIFGPDDAAVLFGLGYAQAEDDFQQLEEDYLHALGRASHWYGDRYLASDLVRAAFEVERLAREEYGREPGERRALWDAFAAGINYYIGTSGVRPRLLTHFEPWMPFALARVIPTGDVVDGVLLGRLTEDNVHGTLVGTWVGPTEWQGGGSTLLAVAPSRTADGLPLLLHQDAGSFSGSGRPYEMMLESEAGWHVRGHARLGLPVPAAGHNARIAWAHIGSDADAADLFEMTFDHPSDPLMYRHDGGWQTAVEWEDTLLVNSPTGVTQRVFRLRRTLHGPVVAVHEGRALAMRIARMEEGGSLQQLHDESRAASLDQFRAALDQRALAGNAMYADAEGTIYYLHGGAVPIRDDALDWNAPVDGSTSETAWTGYHSIADLPEILNPPGGWLQSTGADFAGAAAPGDAPDPARFPRYMTTRPESPRAEAARRVAVADSAWTLDALAAASFDAWIPGVDDAIPLLIAEWEQVGGQNAPRARSLDAAIDVLRSWDHVAGAESEAATLYILWQERLRSGAYTGEYARFRAMEAVIAQLQRDHGSAAVAWGELNRLQRIDDPDAGSSEDRVGLSLGGSPVWAGTLFVVDARSSDDAGGRHTVGGTRWIAVTRPGPELTLRSIVPFGQSGDSASAHGFDQAALFARGELKAGLFGRTEVLAAARRVYRPGEPGAAVR